Proteins from one Cellulosilyticum lentocellum DSM 5427 genomic window:
- a CDS encoding metal ABC transporter ATP-binding protein, whose product MALITCKEVKMGYEGKIILDNVNFTVNQGDYLCIIGENGSGKSTLMKGLLKLKSALGGKIGYGEGLVANQIGYLPQQTDIQRNFPASVYEVVLSGRLNQLGWRPFFNNKDKKVVLEKMEWMGIKHLKGQSFQELSGGQQQRVLLARALCATQKLLLLDEPVAGLDPVVTAEMYDLIKTINEKHDITVIMISHDIEAAVKYASHILQLGNKQLYFGTTKDYLNSDIGRTFVGGGANA is encoded by the coding sequence ATGGCACTTATAACATGTAAAGAAGTGAAAATGGGATACGAGGGGAAGATCATATTAGACAATGTCAATTTTACTGTTAATCAGGGTGATTACCTCTGCATTATTGGAGAAAATGGTTCAGGGAAAAGTACATTGATGAAAGGCTTATTGAAACTTAAGTCAGCCTTAGGAGGGAAGATTGGTTATGGAGAAGGATTAGTAGCTAATCAAATTGGTTATTTACCACAACAAACAGATATTCAGCGTAATTTCCCAGCTAGTGTATATGAAGTTGTTTTATCTGGGAGGCTTAATCAGTTAGGCTGGAGACCTTTCTTCAACAATAAAGACAAAAAAGTAGTACTAGAAAAAATGGAATGGATGGGCATTAAGCATCTTAAAGGTCAGAGTTTTCAAGAACTATCAGGTGGTCAACAGCAAAGAGTTTTGTTAGCAAGAGCACTTTGTGCAACGCAAAAGTTATTATTACTAGATGAGCCGGTAGCAGGCTTAGACCCAGTTGTTACAGCTGAAATGTACGACCTTATTAAGACAATTAATGAGAAACATGATATTACAGTTATTATGATCTCTCATGATATAGAAGCAGCTGTTAAGTATGCTTCTCATATATTACAGTTAGGTAATAAGCAGCTGTATTTTGGAACAACGAAAGATTATTTAAATAGTGATATAGGAAGAACTTTTGTAGGAGGTGGAGCCAATGCTTAG